ATCCCGGTGCTGCTCAAGATGGGGGATGACATTTCCACCGACGAGATCATGCCGGCGGGCACCCGGGTGCTGCCCTTCCGCAGCAATATCCCGAAGATCAGCGAGTTCTGTTTCGACATTCTCGATCCCACCTACCACGACCGGGCCATGGAAGTGCGGGACGCTGGGGGGCACGCGGTGGTGGCAGGGGACAATTACGGTCAGGGGTCGAGCCGCGAGCACGCGGCCTTGGCGCCACGCTTTTTGGGGCTGCGGCTGGCGCTAGTCAAGAGCTTCGCCCGCATCCACTGGCAGAATCTAGCCAACTTCGGCATCCTCGCCCTCACCTTCGCCGACGATCACGACTACGACTCGATCCAGGCCGGCGACGTGCTGGTGCTGGAGAATGCCCGCGCGGCGATTCAGCAGGGCCGGGAGCTGGAGCTGCGCAACCGCAGTCGGGATCGCAGCTACCAGGTGCAGCACACGCTGTCGCAACGGCAGGTGGACATGATCCTGCGCGGCGGCTTGCTCAAATGGATGCAGGAGCGGCTGCAGGCGGGGTGAGCCCTCCGGCCCTCCTCGTTGGCCGCTGGCGGGGCCGGACACTACCCGATGACGAGTCTCAAGGTTCTGGCTCTGGAGCCCTATTACGGCGGTAGCCACCGCGCCTTCCTGGACGGTTGGATCGGCGCCAGCGAGCACCGCTGGACCCTCCTCACCCTTCCCGCCTACCAGTGGAAATGGCGCATGCGCCAGGCTCCCCTGAGCTTTGCGGCGGAGCTGGAGCGGCCGGAGGTCGCGGACCAAGGGCCGTGGGACGTGCTCTTCGCCACCGACATGCTCGACCTGGCTCAGCTGGCGGGGCTGGCGCCGGCGGCGGTGGCGGCGCTGCCGCGGGTGGTTTATTTTCACGAGAATCAGCTCACCTACCCGGTGCGTCACCCAGACCCTCGGGATCTCCATTTCGGCTTCACCAACGTGGTCACCGCCCTGGCGGCGGACCGAGTGTGGTTCAACTCGGCCTTCCATCGCGCTGCCTTCTCGGAGGCGGCGGAGGAGTTGCTGCGCCAGCTGCCGGACCTGGGATTGGAGCGAGGAGTGGACGGGTTGATGGCCCGCATCACCGAGCGCTCGGTGGTGGAGCCTCCGGGCATTGTCTGCCCGGAAATCGAGCCTCCAGAAAGTGGCAAGGGGCCGGGACGCTCGGAAGAGCGGGAGCCGGGGCCGCTACGGCTGCTGTGGGCGGCGCGCTGGGAGCACGACAAGAATCCCGAGGCTTTTTTCGCCGCGTTGGAGCTGGTGCGGGAGCGGGGAGTGGACTTTCGGGTCAGCGTTCTGGGGCAGAGCTTTCGTCAGGTTCCGGAAATCTTCCACCACGCCCGCCAAAGCCTCGGGGAGCGAATACGGCATTGGGGCTACGCCGAGGACCGAGGGGACTATTGGCGGGAGCTGGCAGCGGCGGATGTCTTCGTCTCCACCGCCGATCACGAGTTCTTTGGCCTGGGGGCGGTGGAGGCCATGGCCGCCGGCGCTTTTCCGCTGCTGCCGCGGCGGTTGGCCTATCCGGAGCTCCTGGCCCCTCTATCGCCGGCGGCGCAGGAGGAGCATCTCTTCAGCGGTGAATCTGGAGAGCCGGAGAGCGGGGCGCTGGCGAGGCGCATCGAAGAGCTGGCGGGCCGGCTGGAGCGGACAGGCTCGGTGTGGCGGGAGCCTGGATCGGTGGCTCCCGCCATGGAGCGGTACTTCTGGCAGCGGCGAGCGCCGGAGCTGGATGCGGCCCTGGCCTCGGTGGTGGAGGGCCCAGGGCCCGAGCCCCGGCGAGAGCCGCCGGGAGCCTGATTACTCTTCTTCGTCGTTCCCGGCTTCACCCTCGGAGACCGGCAGCGCGAAGCTCTCCAGCACCTGGCGGGCCCGAGGCGCGTCGTGCTCGGCGACCTTGATGGTGATGGGATCAGGGCCCACCCGCAGCAGACCAGGGCCGAAGAGCAGATGGTCCGAGCCGTGGAGCAGGCAGGCAATGCCGGCGCTTTCGAGCTCGTCTCGCGCCGCTTCGGCGATGGTCATGGCGTCGAAGGTGCGGATCACCACCAGCTCGTCGTGGGTGAATTGACGCTCCGAGAGGTGGGCGCGATAGCGCTCCGCGGCGAGCTGGATCTCCTCCTCCGTGACCCCCCGGCGCAGCAGCTCGGCGTGCATGAACGCCCGGGCTTCGGTGCTGAAGTCGTCGCCCCGCTC
This window of the Acidobacteriota bacterium genome carries:
- a CDS encoding aconitate hydratase, which codes for LVSPETAAAAALTGEITDPRTLDMEYPRVEEPENPVILTDHLEAPLPPEESAKVELVKGPNIASFPDFDPLPDRLEIPVLLKMGDDISTDEIMPAGTRVLPFRSNIPKISEFCFDILDPTYHDRAMEVRDAGGHAVVAGDNYGQGSSREHAALAPRFLGLRLALVKSFARIHWQNLANFGILALTFADDHDYDSIQAGDVLVLENARAAIQQGRELELRNRSRDRSYQVQHTLSQRQVDMILRGGLLKWMQERLQAG
- a CDS encoding DUF3524 domain-containing protein, encoding MTSLKVLALEPYYGGSHRAFLDGWIGASEHRWTLLTLPAYQWKWRMRQAPLSFAAELERPEVADQGPWDVLFATDMLDLAQLAGLAPAAVAALPRVVYFHENQLTYPVRHPDPRDLHFGFTNVVTALAADRVWFNSAFHRAAFSEAAEELLRQLPDLGLERGVDGLMARITERSVVEPPGIVCPEIEPPESGKGPGRSEEREPGPLRLLWAARWEHDKNPEAFFAALELVRERGVDFRVSVLGQSFRQVPEIFHHARQSLGERIRHWGYAEDRGDYWRELAAADVFVSTADHEFFGLGAVEAMAAGAFPLLPRRLAYPELLAPLSPAAQEEHLFSGESGEPESGALARRIEELAGRLERTGSVWREPGSVAPAMERYFWQRRAPELDAALASVVEGPGPEPRREPPGA
- a CDS encoding DUF2007 domain-containing protein, translating into MESVSHPEMEKIISSWNRDTLLRELTERGDDFSTEARAFMHAELLRRGVTEEEIQLAAERYRAHLSERQFTHDELVVIRTFDAMTIAEAARDELESAGIACLLHGSDHLLFGPGLLRVGPDPITIKVAEHDAPRARQVLESFALPVSEGEAGNDEEE